The following DNA comes from Chitinophagaceae bacterium.
ACGTTAGATGCAATAAAAACGTAAACGACACCGATTAGATAACAATAAAATTAAACTTAAAAATAATATGGACGGAAAATCATTAAATATTACACAAGAAAATATAAATCAACTAAAACAAATCTTTCCTCAAATATTTAAGGAAGATAAAGTTGATTTTTTGCAGTTAAAAGCACTCTTGGGCGTAGATGTTATTGCAAAAGACGAAGCATACAGTTTGTCGTGGGCAGGTAAGTACGAAGCATTTAAAGAAATTCAAAAACAAACAACAGCAACTTTAATACCCGACCGAGAAGGAAGTATTGATTTTGATAATGCCGAAAATATATTTATAGAAGGCGAAAACCTTGAAGTTTTGCGAGTTTTGCAAAAATCGTACTATGGTAAAATTAAAATGATTTACATTGACCCGCCTTATAATACGGGTAACGATTTTATTTACAACGATAAATTTGCTGAACACAAAACAGAATATCTACAAAAAATTGGTGCAATAGACGAAGACGGAAATATTGTAAACGCTTCATTATATCAGCAAAATACACGAGAAAGCGGACGATTTCATTCGATTTGGCTATCATTGATGTACCCACGCCTATATTTAGCCAAAAATTTATTAAAAGAAGACGGAGTTATTTTTATCTCAATTGATGATAATGAAGTTCACAATTTACGCTTATTGTTAGACGAATTGTTCGGCGAAGAAAATTTTATAGGACAAATTGTGTGGAGAAAAAGAGCAGGTGGAGGTTCGGATAGTGAATATTTTTCAATAGAACATGAATATATTTTGATTTATGCCAAAAATAAAGACTTTGCAACTATATTTCGTTTTGAATCCGAAGAAAAAAATTATCCTTTTACCGAATCAAAAGGCAGATATACTAAAAAACCGCTTAATAACAAAGGTTTACAAGACAGCAAAGGTTTACATTATGATATTATCTGTCCCGATGGAGAAGTTTTAAAAGGGATTGAAAATCAATGGGTATATTCTGAAAAATCATTTTTAAAAATGATAGAAGATGATAGAATCATTTT
Coding sequences within:
- a CDS encoding site-specific DNA-methyltransferase; the protein is MDGKSLNITQENINQLKQIFPQIFKEDKVDFLQLKALLGVDVIAKDEAYSLSWAGKYEAFKEIQKQTTATLIPDREGSIDFDNAENIFIEGENLEVLRVLQKSYYGKIKMIYIDPPYNTGNDFIYNDKFAEHKTEYLQKIGAIDEDGNIVNASLYQQNTRESGRFHSIWLSLMYPRLYLAKNLLKEDGVIFISIDDNEVHNLRLLLDELFGEENFIGQIVWRKRAGGGSDSEYFSIEHEYILIYAKNKDFATIFRFESEEKNYPFTESKGRYTKKPLNNKGLQDSKGLHYDIICPDGEVLKGIENQWVYSEKSFLKMIEDDRIIFEKNGNNKWNIKYKLYLHESKGKIPTSILYQVAYNKDGNQEIKELNLFFDYPKPSKLLKTFVNFVCQNNTEDIILDFFAGSGTTAQAVLELNEEDGGNRKFICVQLNEKCKETSEAYKAGYKTIADITKARITRVIQKIETERNGKMQLETNPQSLAFKSYRLADSNFKKWNNAIIAKTELAKQLQFHIVSTKEGSKTENMLQELILKLGLPLTTKIENKNSVFYVIDYKIAICLETFNLELRQNIIDWKPRQVVILDSLFESDEFLTNAKLRFKEHDIELTVI